tagtagttgcttcctgtatgtgccctgaccgggcaagccggGGTTTTGAACGGAGgacatcagcgttccaggtcaacgctttatcactgcgccaccactggccaggcagagCTGGGTTTCCTGATGCCCGCCAGAGCCGCAGCCAGGACCGTGAGCATGGCTACGCCCACTAAGCGCTGAACTGAACCTTTTCTCTGACCATCGCAACAGTACCCTGCTATCCCTCAGCCTAGCCTCTTGCAGCTCTGGGGACCTGTCAGCTGGCACAGGGGAAGGGTAAGCTCTGCCCTCACTGATTTTCTCGGAATCCCTGGCCCATCTTCAGTCTTGCCCGTAGAGCCCACCGAGGGCACTGCTGGACACACCACACAACCCTCTGGGGCACCATGCCCACACAGAGAGCAAGTTCTCTGGGTGGCCAGGGTGGAGTGCACTACACCATCACTAGCCAGAGCTTGGGCTACAGCATCTGCTCCACGAGGGAGTCCAGGGCTGGACAGTGTGCCCGCGGGCTTCCGGGTGGGCACCCAGACAAGCGATTGCCCTGCACACACATGGGAGACACACTCCACTGAGGCCTACTCTGGGCACAAAGGGGAGAGAAGTGATCCCAGAGAGCTTAAGAATGCACAAATAAGGATACCTGATtcaaattactgtttttatttccatttgtaacACTAGCAGAGGGTCCAAAACAGACTGGCATCATGGACAGAGTTTAAATGTAACAAAGATTTGGACTATGTACATTGAGCAGAAAGAGAAGGGGTTTTTCATGTCAACCTTTTCCCACTTTGAAGTTTCTGATTGATAAAAACCAaacatttttccccccaatttAATGTAATATGAAGAAATACAACTTTCACAATCAACCAACTGTCCTTAAACATAAATCAAGAGATTTTGGCTGTGCGGTCATCCTGGCTCCTGAAGTCTGGGTCTTGTTAGAACGTAACAGAAGAGTGTTCCCACGAAGCCCAGAAGAAACTAATGGCAACCGTGTCCGGTGGAGGGCAGGTCCCAGCACCCCACACTGACGGGACCACGTCCTGCCCTCCTCACTCCAAGCAGAAAGTACTCCTTTATTCAAACTAACTGGAAGTGAGCCAAACACCTAAAAACTCAGAATGAAGAATAGAACTTTTCACAGAAGAGGGACACTCCTTCAGCCCCGTTTAAAGTGAACAGTGCCAAGTCCCTGCTCCTTCAGAGGGAACCTGAAGGTCAGTTATTGCTGCGAAGCCCGAGGCCCCTCTCCACTCTGAAGACGCTTCACGCGCCAAGGCAGCTGTTTGGCTCCCGGCCCTgtgggggggtggaggtggaggcaggCTGGCCCCGCAGGCCTCCCCCATGGTCGTCCCCGAGCCCTGCACACGAGGGGCAGACCGGCCACCCGCAGGACCTGAGGTCTCCTGGGCCGGCAAAGTCGAGCAGAGGGTGTTACCCGGGCGCCTTGGCAAGGAGAGCCCACTGAATTTTGCCAACTAAAATCTGTGGAGCAGTCAAAAGCCCAAAGGATCAGAGCCCAAATGGCCAGAAGAGCAGCTTCTGAAATGAATGTTGGTCGGTGGGGTGGGTGAGAAGGCCAAGGCAGTGCCCAGCTAGTCAGGTGGGCTAAGCTCTCTGAGACGCGGGCCAGCTGCGACTTGGGCAACAACACGGACATGGGCTGATAAGGCCACAAATACTGCCACTTCTTTCCAGTATCCATGCTTGAGGAGACATTGGTCAGCGGGAGCTGAGGACCAGAGGGCATATGGTGAACACAGGAGGGCTTTTATCAGAAAAGAGTGGACACCGACCACAGGCCTGCCCTATTCACCTTGCATCGCCCGTGCGAGATGATGAGCTCTGGGGCCTGGTCAGTTCCTAAGAACAGGTGGTGAACAGGACAGGGCGGGCAGGCACTGGCCCATGAGCCTGGGGGACAGGAACAGTGCTGCATCTCCTGGGCTGTGAGGAGGCAGAGGGCTGGACTGCACAGGGCACCCTAGGGGCCCGGCAGCCCTGCAGAGATGCCTGCACGGCACTGTTAAGGTGTCGGTGGAGTCACAGTCACCTCTGACTCTTGAGAAGAAAAAAGTCCAGCGGTTGGTCCTTCAGGGACACATCCGGCTTGGTCGCTGTGGTGGGCAGATACCCCGGGACGAGGCAGCGTGCCCGCAAGAGCGAGGtggcctgctcacagcctgtcctTGATGACACTGCCAGGAGAAAGCTGGGCAAACTTTCCAAAGAGGGATACTTCTTGGCAAATGTGCAGGTTCCGCAAAGAGGCTGGCATCCTTTTCTTACCTCCAAGGTGCCCACTCCTCTCCTGCCCTGGCACCGGACCCCCCCCAGGAGCCGAGGTGCCGACCCTGGACTGGCCTGGCGCTGGCTCCCGCTCCACGTCATTACACTGGAGGTAACGAGAGGATCTCAGAGGGTGGGAACAGAAGAGCAGTTTATGTATCAGGCGTTGGTTTGGGAATCGTCTTTTTGAGCAcaggaaactggaggcagatAGATCACCCACGGAAGGCCACCTGGAGAGCCCGCTGCGCTGTTGctgtccctcccttctcctggaCGGCTCTCGACGTGTCATATGTAAATGGGGTGATAGCGTTTGTGGTTCATCTTCTTCCTGCAGGTTGGACAAGTGTTGGCGTTCTTGAGGGAGTCTCGGAGGCACTGGCTGCAGAAGATGTGGCCACACTCCGTAGAGACGACGACACGTCCGTTCTGCACAAtctagaaaacacagaaagaaacagCCTTCACGAGTGCCCTGTCCCGGAGCAGCTGTCCCCAGGGAATTCCACTCCCGCCACCCATGATGAGGAGGCGATAGGGGAGGAAGGCGGCTGcagcagggggcagggagatgCTCTGCAGAGCTAAGAGCAGCAGCAGCTCAGGGGTCCGGGCGACCCAGCCTGCAGGTCAGGAGAGGTCAGGGCTGCAGGTCAGGGCTGCGCTATGGGCCCACAGTGGGGCAGCACTGCAGGGCTCGAGGGCCACAGGGAACATCAGAAGCTTGTCTGGTCCGAGACAGGGAACACACAGGGCTGACGCAGGAACACAGGAGCCAGAGTTGAAGGCTGCAGGTCGCAGCAGCTGGCACATTCTCCCTTCCCACACAGATGTGCGACAGGCCACGAGCCAGCCCCGGTGGGACCACAGAAGAGGTGTCAAATCCCACCTGACAAGAGGGtgctcgccctctctctctcactgaagcAGTGTGGAAGTGGAGCAGGGAAGTTACTGCGGGGTCTGCTTACCTCCGAGTACCCATCCATGCAGATTGGACAGCTGACCATACCGGAGGGCCTAGAATACAGTGCTTCCTGTTAGTGCCACAGCAAACgcagacacccacatgctcacGCTAGGGGACTCACACGGGCAGCAGTCCCCTCCCAGAGCCTCCCCTGGCCCTGCCTTAGCACAGGCACGCAGGGACTTACAGGAAGGCCGGCGACCCCAAGGGGGTCAGCGGAGCCAAAAGAAAACAGGGACAATTAGAAGGTGCAGACAGCCCGAGTCACAGCGTCCGTcccacccagcccctgccctctctgcccctgtctggggcagggCCTGCGCCTGGCACCCCCACTTCAAGGTGGGGACAGCTGAGCGCTGTTCTGGGGAAGTCCCACCTGCACCCAGTCTCTGGAGATGCCTCACCAAGTCCACCCCGGGCACAGGCTCAGAGGCCTATGCAAAGGCCCAGTGTTTCCAACACTGCCCACCCTCCCTGCTGGGAAATGCCTGAAGAAGACAGCCCTGCTCAAGGGCTGAGGCGGCCCCACGTGGCCAGAGGGCTCCCAGAGAGGGAACCTGTCCCCGGGGTGGCGGGCACACAGGCACCTGAGTCCGGGAGCTGCCTCCTCCCTGGCGTTTCTCGGAGTGTGTGTGGTCACATACACGTCTCTGTCTCTGGACAGCTCCTCGTCGTCACTGCTCACCACACAGCTGTCAGCATGGTCCTGGCGCTGCCTCCTCCCGTTCCTCCTCGGCCGCCTCCTTTCTGAGACACGAGTCACGCTCAGCACAGCATAGGGGTCGCCCCAGGCCACCACCCTCATTCCCGCCAACGGGAAGGCCAGTCTAAGACCCCAGAGAGATCATCTGTTGTGCCCAGCCACACCCCAGGTCTGGCCGAGCCCCAAGGAGGCCGCCCCCCTGTCCAGCCAGAAGCCCATCCCTGCCGACAGCAGATGACGGGCCGTGGGCCTGGCATGCCGTGCTCTGGTGCCTCCTCCACAGGCACGGGACGGACCGGCTGGTCTGACTACTGCACCATCACGGTGTCCTCCGCCTGGCCTTCTGCACCCCACTCCATGTCAGGTGTCCGTccaaatccaataaaaaaggaaaccacTCACCATcaacaatcttttaaaaaggaaaaaaaagagagaaagacacaatCAGTTAGACATAAATGACTCCGTATCTTTTGAATGCATAAATTAAAGCTGAAGCATTGACTTCAAATGCAAAATCCCCAGGGAGcagcagagcccccccccccagcagtgtGGGGCAGCCACTGCAGGGACCTGTGGGAGCTGCTGTCCGTGTCACCAGGGAAGTCACTTTGCCCTCTGGGAGCTGCCACCTTCCTTTTCTAAGAACAGAGCCATCAGTGCCCACTGCTTACCATGCTGCTGTGAGGACTAAGGGAGACaaggccccgggcactggggacacaGAGCCCAGAACTAGCTCCACATGCTTGTCAAGGACAAGAATCTGACTCCACCTGGCCTGCTCCAGGGCTGGGGCCTGTATGGAGGAGGGGGCACAGCGctgaacacatttatttttttgtttttgacagaggcgggcagaaagacagaaaaataggAATATCAAGCTGTTTACGTGCCCTCACTGGGgtttgaactcacaaccttgtcattttgggacgaCGCTTACGACTGAGCTAAACTGCTAGGGCTACAAATGTTCTTAAAAACAATCAAAGAAACAAAGCAGGCCTGCAGGGACTAATAAGGTCGGCACACACCAAGGACTGACACGATGCAGTTCTGTGTTCTGGAAGCCTACAGAACAGGCACTGAGAACTTGCCAAGCCCCTGCCTCAACACTCAAAACTTACAGCCAGACTCATTTTGCTACAGTAGTTTCCACCCACGTGACAAGTCTAAGTCCCCAATCAGGTGTCTACGGGATGAGCAGTAGACGCGCCCCGCTCACGGGACATCTCCTCCAAGAGAGCCCGCTGCCCTCTCCTCAGCTGCCCAGGGCCGCAGTGCCCATGCCAGTCAAGGCCGACTGAGGTGCTGGGCTTACTCCTAGAGGCCTGTTCCTCCTGCCCTTCCATGCAAAGCGCCTGCTCCCACAGGTCAAATGTTTCTGCTTCAGGACAACTAGAGTGGACTCGTGTCGGCCTGAGCCCATGTGGGCACAGCCCAGCAGACTTCCAATAAAGGGCAGGCTAGTGTTTCCATCAGTCCTCCcactaaaaacaacaaacaagacATGGTTTAAAATGAAAGAGGTATCAAAACAAAAGTATTAGGGTTAAAAGTAAAGGGAATACAATAACctagacaagaaaataaataaaagcaccacagattctcaaaaaattgaagtCTAGTTTTGAAAGCCTCACAAAGAAACCAAAGCCCAGGCAGGTGCCACGGGGCAGGCCACCCAGTGCCGACAGGCGTCCAGCAACCTCAGCCAATGGCCAAGGACCGACAGGCAGAATGTCCTTTCTGACCAGCAATGTAaagaatgggtaaaaaaaaaaagagagagaaagaaactcccAATgtttggaagttaaaaaaaatacaaatttgataAGTACATTGAATTGAATGTAAAATACCAATAGCAAAATTTGTAAgacacagctaaagaaaatataaCCTTAAATGCATTTATTGGAAAAGAAATGATCAAAATTATTAGGTTAAAAAAGAGAGCAAaataaacccaaacaaaaaacaatcaatgaatgaaagCAAACTTACAAGAGAAAAGGATCCATAAAGCTAAAAGTTGGTTTTCTGAAAGATCTAATAAAGCTCTGGTGATACTAAtctaaaaagacagaaaacacaaataaCCAGTATCAGATATGAAAAAGGAGACATCACTACAGATCCCACAGAAAAGACATGATTAATTTTTCTATGAACAAATTTATGtcaataaaagtgaaaattttagacaaaatCAACAAATTTCTAAAAAGTACAATTACCAAAACTCATGAAAACTTTGGGTTAGGTGTTGTCACTGTGGAGTTCTACCAAAcacttaaggaagaaataattccAACCTGTGACTTCTTCctgagaacagaagaaaaagggGCCTAATTCACTTTATAAAGAGTCCCACACTCGCCCTGGCTGGGccgctcagctggttagagcagtggtctccaacccccgggccgtgggccatttggtaccggtccagagagaaagaagaaataacttacattatttccattttatttatatttaagtctgaaagatgttttattaaaaaaaaacaaccagatttcctctgttacatccgtctaagactcactcttgccacttgtctcagtcacgtgatacatttatccgtcccaccctaaactaaaggcaggtttgtgaaaatattttgtgaccTTAAACTggtcgtggcccaaaaaagattggggtcactgggttagagcactgtcctgagagGCTGATGCTCTGCGTGCCCCCCAGGGGAACACTGGGTTAGAGCGCTGTCCTGAGAGGCTGACTCTCTGCGTGCCCCCAGGGGAACACTGGGTTAGAGCGCTGTCCTGAGAGGCTGACTCTCTGCGTGCCCCCCAGGGGAACACTGGGTTAGAGCGCTGTCCTGAGAGGCTGACTCTTTGCGTGCCCCCCAGGggaacactgggttagagcactgtcctgagagGCTGACTCTCTGCGTGCCCCCCAGGggaacactgggttagagcactgtcctgagagGCTGATGCTCTGCGTGCCCCCCAGGggaacactgggttagagcactaTCCTGAGAGACTGACTCTCTGCGTGCCCCTCAGGGGGCCACTGGGTTAGAGCGCTGTCCTGAGAGGCTGACTCTCTGCGTGCCCCCCAGGGGAACACTGGGTTAGAGTGCTGTCCTGAGAGGCTGACTCTCTGCATGCCCCCCAGGGGAACACTGGGTTAGAGTGCTGTCCTGAGAGGCTGACTCTCTGCGTGCCCCCCAGGGGAACACTGGGTTAGAGTGCTGTCCTGAGAGGCTGATGCTCTGCGTGCCCCCAGGGGGCCACTGGGTTAGAGCGCTGTCCTGAGAGGCTGACTCTCTGCGTGCCCCCAGGGGAACACTGGGTTAGAGCGCTGTCCTGAGAGGCTGACTCTCTGCGTGCCCCCCAGGGGAACACTGGGTTAGACACTGTCCTGAGAGGCTGATGCTCTGCGTGCCCCCCAGGGGAACACTGGGTTAGAGTGCTGTCCTGAGAGGCTGACTCTCTGCGTGCCCCCCAGGggaacactgggttagagcactgtcctgagagCCTGATGCTCTGCGTGCCCCCCAGGggaacactgggttagagcactgtcctgagagGCTGACTCTCTGCATGCCCCCCAGGggaacactgggttagagcactgtcctgagagGCTGACTCTCTGCGTGCCCCCCAGGGGAACACTGGGTTAGAGCGCTGTCCTGAGAGACTGACTCTCTGCGTGCCCCCCATGGGAACACTGGGTTAGAGCGCTGTCCTGAGAGGCTGACTCTCTGCGTGCCCCTCAGGGGAACACTGGGTTAGAGCGCTGTCCTGAGAGGCTGACTCTCTGCGTGCCCCTCAGGGGAACACTGGGTTAGAGCGCTGTCCTGAGAGGTTGATGCTCTGCGTGCCCCCCAGGGGAACACTGGGTTAGAGCGCTGTCCTGagaggctgatgctctgtatgCCCCCTAGGGggccactgggttagagcactgtcctgagagGCTGACTCTCTGCGTGCCCCCCAGGGGGCCACTGGGTTAGAGCGCTGTCCTGAGAGGCTGACTCTCTGCATGCCCCCCAGGggaacactgggttagagcactgtcctgagagGCTGACTCTCTGCGTGCCCCCCAGGGGAACACTGGGTTAGAGCGCTGTCCTGAGAGGCTGACTCTCTGCGTGCCCCCCAGGGGAACACTGGGTTAGAGCGCTGTCCTGAGAGGCTGACTCTCTGCGTGCCCCCCAGGggaacactgggttagagcactgtcctgagagGCTGATGCTCTGCGTGCCCCCAGGTGGCCACTGGGTTAGAGACTGTCCTGAGAGGCTGactctctgccccccaggggaacACTGGGTTAGACACTGTCCTgagaggctgatgctctgcatGCCCCCTAGGGggccactgggttagagcactgtcctgagagGCTGATGCTCTGCGTGCCCCCCAGAGGGCCACTGGGTTAGAGCGCTGTCCTGAGAGGCTGATGTTCTGCGtgcccccagtcagagcacatacaagaaggatggcatgaataagtggaaaaccAAATCAATATTCCTCGTCCCacccctgcctgccttcctctctctctaaatatatcaataaataaaaaaaaattttttttaaataaagataccAATGTTTTGATACCAAAACTTAAGAAAgtgcaaaagaaaaattacagaccAACCAATGTTATTCATAAAAACAGATGCAAAAACAACACGGtataaaacattagcaaactgaatctagCAATACATAAGAAGATAATGGCACGATTACAATGTTTAGGTTTAAAGACTAGAAACCAGCATAtttattccccatgtataagatgcaccccttCTCAAAAAAGTTGAGGCCTacaaactgggtgcatcttatacagtggtggtggcatttcaaatgccacagatggaactgaggaccaggcaatatatgaagacagtgattctcaTCAGACGCAgacgaggacaagctaatggatgggagttttgacattCATACAGTGAtaaggagctgtatgaattttacggtgaataaaacttgagttcaataacttgatgtaatactcccccccccaaattttgggccccaaaattaaggtacatcttatacatggtagcatcttatacatggggagataggGTAATTCTCCGCTTCAACACAAGAAAGGGAAAAGTTACCATTAGATGGAGTTGTAAAAATTCAACACTGATTCCCCAGGTGAAACTTGcagccaaaaaaagaaaggaagaggaatttCTCCAATCAGATAAAGGACATAAACACTCACCCTACAGCAGAGGTCTTATTAATGGTGCAACGTTGAAAGGGTTCTTTTCAGATTTGGAATGAGACAAGAATGTCATAATTTTCAttcagataaaaaaagaaaactttaaaacaccATTTTTAACAGCAACCTAAAATagtatatacctaggaataaaccttCTAACTATACCGGCAAAATCACCACAGAGAACATTATAAACTTTAACAGGAGGAATTAAAGACCTCTATCTTGAACCCACACAAGTCAACTCACATGGATTATATCCCTAAATGTGAAAAGCAAAACAGTAAAACTTTCAAAGCACGGAAACATATTTATACAATGTAAAAATTTCTCCAACAAATCGATAACCTCTGTACATAAGTCAAAAAGAGGAAAGTCAAGCCTGAGTAGAAGGTACAAAACAACAAATGGCAGCCTCGTGTTTAGAACttataaaagaaattcttaaaaacaggactaagaaagaaaactcaatgaaaaaatgaaaagaaaaaatcctcactcttaaaaaaaagacaggatgcTTTGTTCTAACTCCTTCAGCTATTTTAGAAGTTCTATACACAACAtgtaaaaaaccttaaaaataattcaaaagacaCTTCACTGAAGAGGGAAATAAACCATCAACAAACAtgaaggccttggccggttggctcagcggtagagcgtcgaccccacgtgtggaagtccagggttcgattcctggccagggcaaacaggagaagcgcccatctgcttctccacccctccccctctccttcctctctgtctctctctcctcctcccgcagccaaggctctatgagagcagagttggcctgagcgctgaggatggctccatggcctctgcctcaggcgctagaatggctccggttgcaacagagcatcgtcccctggtgggcatgccgggtggatcccggtcgggcacatgcgggagtctgtctgcctccctgcttctaacttcggtataacacaaacaaacaaaaaaacaagacaaaacaaaaaacaaaaaggtgtTCGATCCCAACAGTAATcaggaaaacaaactaaaactacCAATGGTTAGTCACGAGAACCTTCTACCCCTGCGTGAAGATACACTGGTACGACCTCTTTGGAAAACAGGACAATCTGGTAAAAAATCAGACACAGACACAGCTGGGCACCTGGCAGTGACGGACAGCCTTTCTGGGACACACAATGCCAGAAGTACAAGCTGGTGTTGCAGGAAAACCCCAGAGGAGAGAGGCGCAGTCTCACTGCATCTCAGAGCATCTGTATCTCTCCTCACCACTGGGCTGCAGGTTCCAAGAGGCGGGAAATACAGTCTGGGTCAAGCGTCTGAAGCCACGTTGGACCCAATATGTAGTGGCTGGGCTTAAAGAGAGCCAGTGCCCAGGACACCTGGAAGAGGTTTATCACCAACAGGGGACAGTCACCATGTCCTGGAGGCAGAAAGTGGGGTCTTGTGAGCCAGCCCATGGGGTACAAGAGACGGTAAGAACTCGGAACCACTTTAAATGTCAGTCAGCAATGAGGCTGCAGGTGTCAGCCCAGGTGCCAAATTCAGCCACCTCTCTGGGACTCCATAGTGCCACAGGGACGAGCAGCCGAGCTGTGTGACATGCGGCCTCCCAACACTGACCAGGCCCAGACAGAAACCAGTTCCGGCCACACTCGCTCTGACTTGCTCCTGAAGCCCTGGCCTGTCTCCGGGAAATGCCACCCCTTTCCAGGAGCCAGCGCCTCTCGAGTCTCCTCTGAAGGGCTGGGGAACCCTGACAGCTGGGcggggctgctgcctgtgctttGGGGTGGAGCTCAGGGACGGGACGGCAGAGACATGGACACACGACAAGACAGCCTAGTTCTTTCAGACCCAGTCAGAGCCTAACTCCGAATCTGTCAGGACAGGCCCATCCTCACCCTTTGCTTTTTAAGTCTTGATGTTTCTCAGCACAGCCCTATTCGGAAGTTCTTAAGCTGACACAGGGTAACCCAGACCAGTGGACCCCAAGGGGAGACCTGGCTACACGCTCCACACTACCTGTCGCTCACCTGCTCAGTGCCATCAAATGTCACTGCCTCCACAAATTGCTCTCTCTATTCAAAGGTGCCAGAGAGGTGTCCTGGAGAAATGCGAGCTGCCCTAGGACAGGGGTCTGTGGGATGACCAGCACCCCCCCATCCTGACCAGCCCAGGACTCCTCCCTTGAGGGGCACACTCCCTGCGAGTCCATACCTAGTGTTACAGAAAGGGGGCACCTGCAGCCCCCTAGGCTCCACCCTCCCTGGAATCACAACACAACCGAGGCCCCAGGTGGTGACATGGGGCACCTGTATCCTTCGAGGCAGCTTCTCCTCCAGGAACTGGCACTGCTGGCATGCACTCCCGCCCACCAGCCAGGCCAGGAGGTGTACACTGGCACTGCTGGCATGCACTCCCGCCCACCAGCCAGGCCAGGAGGTGTACACTGGCACTGCTGGGCAACACCCTAGGTGCCAGGTGCTCACAACCAGCATCTCTCTTAGTCCTCACAGCACCCTACTGACAGACTGCAGGTCTCTGGACGAACCAAGGGAGCGAGGATGAGTCCCTTGCTCCAGGTCACACGCTGATGCAGAGTGTAGAGCTGGGGACTAAGGAGAAGGCCCCTCGGAGTTCACCACTGAGGAGGGTCAGGGGTATGCAGGCTTCACGTTCACAGAAAACAAAGCCCCCAGCGACTCCCCTGAAACACCTCTGCTGGGCTCATCACGGAATACAGGAGTATCATCAGCACAAACCTGAACTGGGCTCAAGGCCACCAGACCTCAGTGCGGGCCAGGGGACCCGTCAAGAGAGAGCTCAAGGCTTACCACGACGGAGTCACTGTGCGTCAGGTCCACGACCACGGGCTCTAGAGACTCACAGGTGAGGTCCACGATTTCATCTCCggcttcaaaataaaacattttaacaaaCATTAGAAAAGGAAAGCAGACATGCTAACTTCATTAATAAGATGACAACAGAGCTCAGACTTTCAGCAAAACCCTCCTGAAGTACCAAACGCAAAGAGCACGAGGACCAGCCCGTCAGGGTGACAACCAGTCACTGCCCTTCCAGAGCTGTGCCGAGCAGCAGCGCAGGGTTTTGACAAGCCCACGCTGGGGAAGGGGGCGGTCTGCGCACATGCACACCTCTGTCCCCGCAGCCTCACACGGCCACACAGACGGACTCTGTGCCCACGCCTGCTCCCTCACGTGGAAGAGGCAGTGACCTGAGGGAAGCAGTGAGGCCTGTTCCGCTCAGGGCCCTTCTCTTTGGTTGGGATGGGCCTGAAACCTCTGCTTCCCCAGCAGAAGCAGGTGGCTGCCACTTACCCATAAATCTCAagtcatccttttttttaaaattaacttttatgtattgatttcagcgagaggggaagggaggcaggagagcgAGGCAGGTACACCCagctgttctgtatgtgccccgactggggactgaaccagcagcctctgagcTTCAGGGTTATGTTCTCATTAAGCGAGCTGTCTGGCTAGGGCTCAAGTCATCCTTACCTCAGCAGTTGCaacgtttgtttgtttgcttgtttttttatatttttctgaagttggaaacggggaggcagtcagactcccgcatgcgcccgaccgggatccacccggcatgcccaccagggggcgatgttctgcccctctggggagttgctctgttgcatccagagccattccagtgcctgaggcagaggccacagagccatcctcagtgcccgggccaactttgctccaatggagccttggctgtgggagggaaagagagagacagagaggaaggagggggggtgtggagaagcagatgggtgcttctcctgtgtgccctggcagggaatcgaacccgggactcctgcacgccaggccgatgctctaccactgagccaatcggcccaggcctggttttctttttaaatgattgattttagagagaaaagaaaggggtgggggacaggagacagaagcatcaactcatagtagttgcttcattGTACtttgggcaagcctgggtttgtggtttgtttgtttgtttttctttttcttttttttttttattattattcatttttatttttatttttttttaatttattcattttagagaggagagagagagggagagagagagacaggcagacagag
The sequence above is drawn from the Saccopteryx bilineata isolate mSacBil1 chromosome 5, mSacBil1_pri_phased_curated, whole genome shotgun sequence genome and encodes:
- the RNF4 gene encoding LOW QUALITY PROTEIN: E3 ubiquitin-protein ligase RNF4 (The sequence of the model RefSeq protein was modified relative to this genomic sequence to represent the inferred CDS: substituted 1 base at 1 genomic stop codon); this translates as MSTRKRRGAAVNSRQAQKRTREAAPTPEVALETEPIELVESAGDEIVDLTCESLEPVVVDLTHSDSVVFANVLYHTESFMSNXFVTRVSERRRPRRNGRRQRQDHADSCVVSSDDEELSRDRDVYVTTHTPRNAREEAAPGLRPSGMVSCPICMDGYSEIVQNGRVVVSTECGHIFCSQCLRDSLKNANTCPTCRKKMNHKRYHPIYI